In Neosynechococcus sphagnicola sy1, one DNA window encodes the following:
- a CDS encoding pentapeptide repeat-containing protein: MNVEQLLRRYANGERDFEDAKFHDTDVLEDADLRGINLRRAELTGVDLSGCNLQDAVLEEAILFDARLDKADLSRANLRKANCQQVSLSEAILIEADLEGAILAEAYLDGANLQNANLQNAVLDEASLAGANLQGATVEEAELGGCFKSKTVMPDGSVLSDWEEE; encoded by the coding sequence ATGAATGTAGAGCAGTTACTAAGGCGCTATGCAAATGGTGAAAGGGATTTTGAAGATGCTAAGTTCCATGACACTGACGTTTTAGAAGATGCAGATCTACGAGGTATCAACTTGCGCCGAGCTGAACTGACAGGAGTAGATTTAAGTGGCTGTAATTTACAAGATGCGGTGCTAGAAGAAGCGATTCTTTTTGATGCAAGACTCGATAAAGCCGATTTAAGTCGTGCAAACTTGAGGAAGGCAAATTGCCAACAGGTAAGCCTGAGTGAAGCAATTCTTATTGAAGCAGATTTAGAAGGAGCGATTCTTGCTGAGGCTTATTTGGACGGGGCTAATCTCCAAAATGCTAATTTGCAGAATGCGGTACTAGACGAAGCTTCACTTGCTGGAGCTAATCTGCAAGGTGCAACGGTTGAAGAAGCCGAACTAGGTGGATGTTTCAAGTCGAAGACAGTCATGCCTGATGGTTCAGTCTTAAGTGATTGGGAAGAAGAATAA
- a CDS encoding TetR/AcrR family transcriptional regulator yields MNDAKKKTPGRPRSAVSHQAILKAALELLSEVGFEAMSIEAIVTRAGVGKTTIYRRYSSKAELVADAIEIIREEVLIPDTGNLWSDIDALIENAAQVTLTPLGRQSVAMIIGSASSNPGFAQIYWEKYLQPRRQSFAIVIERAKARNEISKDLDSGLIFDAMSGIMLYALIFPSTESWTAYVRRALSLLLR; encoded by the coding sequence ATGAACGATGCTAAGAAAAAAACACCAGGAAGACCTCGTAGCGCAGTATCTCACCAGGCAATACTGAAAGCTGCGTTGGAACTGTTGTCAGAAGTCGGCTTTGAGGCGATGAGTATTGAGGCGATCGTCACTCGTGCTGGAGTCGGCAAGACAACCATCTATCGGCGTTACAGCAGTAAAGCTGAACTAGTTGCTGATGCAATCGAGATTATTCGGGAAGAGGTATTAATCCCTGACACAGGAAATCTTTGGAGTGATATAGATGCACTCATCGAGAATGCCGCACAAGTCACCCTTACTCCGCTGGGACGGCAGAGTGTCGCCATGATTATCGGTAGTGCATCGAGCAATCCTGGGTTTGCCCAAATTTACTGGGAAAAATATCTACAACCCCGACGACAATCCTTCGCTATTGTCATCGAACGGGCAAAAGCAAGGAATGAAATTTCAAAAGACTTAGACTCAGGTTTAATTTTTGACGCGATGAGTGGCATCATGCTATACGCATTGATCTTCCCGTCTACTGAATCTTGGACAGCCTATGTTCGTCGTGCCCTAAGTTTGCTGCTTAGATGA
- the gatB gene encoding Asp-tRNA(Asn)/Glu-tRNA(Gln) amidotransferase subunit GatB: MTTAVPPKTQYEAVIGLETHCQLNTESKIFSSSSTLFGATPNTHIDPICMGLPGTLPVLNQKVLEYAVKAGLALNCQIAPYSKFDRKQYFYPDLPKNYQISQYDLPIAEHGWLEIEILDAAGNPVRKRIGITRLHMEEDAGKLVHGGSSETRLSGSTYSLVDYNRAGVPLIEIVSEPDLRTGQEAAEYAQELRRIVRYLGVSDGNMQEGSLRCDVNISVRPVGQEKFGTKIEIKNMNSFNAIQRAIEYEIERQTKALEIGEPLFQETRLWEEGTQKTVSMRSKEGSSDYRYFPEPDLPPIEVSTTQLHQWQSELPELPAQKRHRYETHLGLSAYDARVLTDDRTVAEYFEATIAASANAKSAANWIMGDIAAHLNTEKLRITEIPLQPTALAELVTLIENNTISSKIAKDLLPELLTQGGSPLALVEQKGLTQISDTGALETAIDTVMAANPKELAQYRNGKTKLLGFFVGQVMKQTGGRADPKLTNQLLTQKLNG, encoded by the coding sequence ATGACAACTGCTGTTCCCCCCAAAACTCAGTACGAAGCGGTCATTGGTCTGGAAACCCATTGCCAACTCAATACTGAAAGCAAAATCTTCTCAAGTAGCTCGACGCTATTTGGTGCCACTCCCAATACCCACATTGACCCGATCTGTATGGGGTTGCCGGGAACCTTGCCAGTGCTGAACCAGAAGGTTTTGGAGTATGCCGTTAAGGCAGGGTTGGCGCTGAATTGTCAGATTGCGCCCTACAGTAAGTTTGACCGCAAGCAGTATTTCTATCCGGACTTGCCAAAAAACTATCAAATTTCCCAGTACGATTTGCCGATTGCGGAGCATGGTTGGCTAGAAATCGAGATCTTGGATGCAGCGGGCAATCCGGTACGCAAGCGCATTGGCATTACCCGCCTGCACATGGAAGAAGATGCGGGCAAGCTAGTTCATGGAGGCAGCAGCGAGACGCGCCTCTCTGGATCCACCTACTCCCTCGTGGACTACAACCGCGCCGGGGTACCGCTGATTGAAATTGTCTCGGAACCCGATCTCCGCACGGGGCAAGAAGCCGCTGAGTATGCCCAGGAACTCCGCCGCATTGTGCGCTACTTAGGGGTGAGTGACGGCAACATGCAGGAGGGTTCCCTGCGCTGTGATGTCAATATTTCCGTGCGCCCGGTGGGGCAGGAAAAGTTTGGCACCAAGATCGAAATTAAGAATATGAACTCCTTCAATGCTATTCAGCGGGCGATCGAGTACGAAATTGAACGGCAGACTAAGGCACTAGAGATAGGAGAACCCCTGTTTCAAGAAACTCGCCTTTGGGAAGAAGGTACTCAGAAAACAGTTAGTATGCGCAGTAAGGAAGGTTCCAGCGATTATCGCTACTTCCCAGAACCTGATCTGCCCCCCATTGAAGTTTCAACTACACAGCTGCATCAATGGCAGTCAGAGTTGCCGGAACTCCCGGCACAAAAGCGGCATCGTTACGAAACCCATCTAGGGCTGTCTGCCTATGATGCCCGAGTGTTAACCGATGATCGCACGGTTGCAGAGTATTTTGAAGCAACCATTGCAGCCTCAGCTAATGCTAAATCAGCTGCCAACTGGATTATGGGGGATATTGCGGCTCATCTGAATACTGAGAAACTTCGTATCACTGAGATTCCGCTCCAGCCAACAGCCTTGGCAGAACTGGTGACGTTGATTGAAAACAATACAATCAGTAGCAAAATTGCCAAAGATTTATTGCCAGAGCTGCTGACCCAAGGCGGATCACCCCTGGCCTTAGTCGAACAAAAGGGGCTGACCCAGATTTCTGACACAGGTGCCTTAGAGACGGCCATTGACACCGTGATGGCTGCCAACCCCAAAGAACTGGCGCAATATCGAAATGGCAAAACCAAGCTCTTGGGTTTTTTTGTTGGGCAGGTCATGAAGCAGACAGGTGGACGGGCTGATCCTAAATTGACGAATCAATTACTTACCCAAAAACTCAATGGCTGA